A genome region from Ursus arctos isolate Adak ecotype North America unplaced genomic scaffold, UrsArc2.0 scaffold_18, whole genome shotgun sequence includes the following:
- the ENHO gene encoding adropin, whose product MGAAISQGALIAIVCNGLVGFLLLLLWVILCWACHSRSADIDSLSESSPNSSPGPCPEKAPPPQKPSHEGSYLLQP is encoded by the coding sequence ATGGGGGCAGCCATCTCCCAGGGGGCCCTCATTGCCATCGTCTGCAACGGCCTTGTAGgcttcttgctgctgctgctctgggtCATTCTCTGCTGGGCCTGCCATTCCCGCTCTGCGGACATCGACTCTCTCTCCGAATCCAGTCCCAACTCCAGCCCTGGCCCCTGTCCTGAGAAGGCACCCCCGCCCCAGAAGCCCAGCCATGAAGGCAGTTACCTGCTGCAGCCCTGA